From a region of the Eublepharis macularius isolate TG4126 chromosome 7, MPM_Emac_v1.0, whole genome shotgun sequence genome:
- the TRIB1 gene encoding tribbles homolog 1, whose amino-acid sequence MSRQLEPRSPAALLPPPAARRSAPAKRLLLQDGADEAPAAKGARLAAVECSAAAPQDCLLSAPASPCAPACPGSGGGSAQGPSLVAGYLLLPLPDREHVSRALDVNTGRELRCKVFPLKHYQDKIRPYIQLPSHRNITGIVEVILGETKAYVFFDKDFGDMHSYVRSCKRLPEQEAARLFKQIVSAVAHCHQSAIVLGDLKLRKFVFSSEERTQLRLESLEDTHIIKGEDDALSDKHGCPAYVSPEILNTTGTYSGKSADVWSLGVMLYTLLVGRYPFHDSDPSALFTKIRRGQFCIPDHVSPKARCLIRSLLRRDPSERLTAPEILLHPWFVAVLESGYVDQDTGTSDQIVPESSREDDDISFFFC is encoded by the exons ATGAGCCGCCAGCTCGAGCCCCGCAGCCCCGCCGCGCTCCTGCCCCCGCCGGCGGCCCGCCGGAGCGCCCCCGCCAAGCGCCTCCTCCTGCAAGACGGCGCCGACGAAGCGCCCGCCGCCAAAGGCGCCCGCCTCGCCGCCGTCGAGTGCTCCGCCGCGGCGCCCCAGGACTGCCTGCTCAGCGCGCCGGCCTCGCCGTGCGCCCCGGCTTGCccgggcagcggcggcggcagcgcgcaGGGCCCCAGCCTCGTCGCCGGCTACCTGCTGCTGCCCTTGCCCGACAGGGAGCACGTCTCTCGGGCGCTCGACGTCAACACCGGCCGGGAGCTGCGCTGCAAG GTCTTCCCCCTGAAACACTACCAGGACAAAATCCGACCTTACATCCAGCTCCCCTCGCATAGAAACATCACCGGCATAGTGGAAGTCATTCTCGGGGAAACCAAAGCGTACGTCTTCTTCGATAAGGACTTTGGCGACATGCATTCCTACGTGAGGAGCTGCAAGCGGCTGCCGGAGCAAGAGGCTGCGCGACTCTTCAAGCAGATTGTCTCAGCAGTGGCTCACTGTCATCAGTCGGCCATCGTGCTGGGCGACCTCAAGCTCAGGAAGTTTGTTTTTTCAAGCGAAGAAAG GACGCAGCTGAGGCTGGAAAGTTTGGAAGATACCCACATCATCAAAGGGGAGGACGACGCCTTGTCAGACAAACACGGCTGCCCAGCCTATGTCAGTCCAGAAATCTTAAACACAACGGGGACCTATTCTGGAAAGTCGGCTGATGTTTGGAGTTTAGGAGTAATGCTGTACACACTCTTAGTGGGACGCTATCCTTTCCATGACTCGGACCCTAGCGCCCTGTTTACAAAAATCCGCCGTGGACAGTTCTGCATTCCCGACCACGTTTCTCCTAAAGCCAGATGTCTCATCCGTAGCCTGCTGAGACGAGACCCCTCTGAAAGACTTACCGCTCCAGAAATTTTGCTCCATCCTTGGTTTGTTGCTGTTTTGGAGTCTGGATATGTTGACCAGGACACGGGAACCTCTGATCAAATTGTTCCGGAGAGCTCTAGAGAAGATGACGATATCAGTTTCTTTTTCTGCTAG